Proteins from one Streptomyces sp. NBC_00289 genomic window:
- a CDS encoding ATP-binding cassette domain-containing protein produces MSMATRADQQSSAPHAADSHDLIRVHGARENNLKDVSVEIPKRRLTVFTGVSGSGKSSLVFDTIAAESQRLINETYSAFVQGFMPTLARPEVDILDGLTTVISVDQQRMGGDPRSTVGTATDANAMLRILFSRLGTPHIGPPSAYSFNTASVRASGAITVERGAKKAVKATYERTGGMCPRCEGRGTVSDIDLTQLYDDSKSLNGGALTIPGYSMDGWYGRIFAGCGFFDPDKPIREYTKRQLHDLLHKEPTKIKVEGINLTYEGLIPKIQKSMLSKDVEALQPHVRAFVERATTFATCPECDGTRLSEGARNSRIGKISIADACAMEIRDLAAWIRGLDEPSVAPLLTALRDTLDSFVEIGLGYLSLDRPSGTLSGGEAQRVKMIRHLGSSLTDVTYVFDEPTIGLHPHDIQRMNDLLLRLRDKGNTVLVVEHKPETIAIADHVVDLGPGAGTGGGTVCFEGTVEELRVAGTITGRHFDDRATLKETVRKPTGALEIRGASTHNLRGVDVDIPLGVLCVVTGVAGSGKSSLVHGSIPGGAGVVSVDQGAIRGSRRSNPATYTGLLEPIRKAFAKANGVKPALFSANSEGACPTCNGAGVIYTDLAMMAGVATTCEDCEGKRFDASVLEYHLGGRDISEVLAMPVMEAEKFFGAGEARTPAAHRILERLADVGLGYLTLGQPLTTLSGGERQRLKLATHMGEKGGVYVLDEPTAGLHLADVEQLLGLLDRLVDSGKSVIVVEHHQAVMAHADWIIDLGPGAGHDGGRLVFEGTPADLVATGSTLTGEHLASYVGT; encoded by the coding sequence ATGAGCATGGCCACGAGGGCGGACCAGCAGTCGTCTGCGCCGCACGCCGCCGACAGCCACGATCTGATCCGTGTGCACGGGGCGCGCGAGAACAACCTCAAGGACGTCAGCGTCGAGATCCCCAAGCGCCGGCTGACCGTGTTCACCGGCGTCTCCGGCTCCGGCAAGAGCTCGCTGGTCTTCGACACGATCGCCGCGGAGTCGCAGCGACTGATCAACGAGACCTACAGCGCCTTCGTGCAGGGCTTCATGCCGACGCTGGCCCGGCCCGAGGTCGACATCCTCGACGGACTGACGACCGTGATCAGCGTCGACCAGCAGCGGATGGGCGGTGACCCCCGCTCCACCGTCGGCACCGCCACCGACGCCAACGCGATGCTGCGCATCCTGTTCAGCCGGCTCGGCACGCCGCACATCGGCCCGCCCAGCGCGTACTCCTTCAACACCGCCTCGGTCCGGGCGAGCGGCGCCATCACGGTCGAGCGCGGCGCCAAGAAGGCGGTGAAGGCGACCTACGAGCGCACCGGCGGCATGTGTCCGCGCTGCGAGGGCCGGGGCACCGTCTCCGACATCGACCTGACGCAGCTCTACGACGACTCCAAGTCCCTCAACGGGGGTGCGCTCACGATCCCCGGCTACAGCATGGACGGCTGGTACGGCCGCATCTTCGCCGGCTGCGGCTTCTTCGACCCGGACAAGCCGATCCGCGAGTACACCAAGAGGCAGCTGCACGACCTCCTCCACAAGGAGCCGACCAAGATCAAGGTCGAGGGCATCAACCTGACGTACGAGGGTCTGATCCCGAAGATCCAGAAGTCGATGCTGTCCAAGGACGTCGAGGCGCTGCAACCGCACGTCCGCGCGTTCGTGGAGCGGGCGACGACGTTCGCCACCTGCCCCGAGTGCGACGGCACCCGGCTCAGCGAGGGGGCCCGGAACTCGAGGATCGGGAAGATCAGCATCGCGGACGCCTGTGCGATGGAGATCAGAGACCTGGCCGCATGGATCCGGGGCCTCGACGAGCCGTCGGTGGCGCCACTGCTCACCGCGCTGCGGGACACCCTCGACTCGTTCGTGGAGATCGGCCTCGGCTACCTCTCGCTCGACCGTCCCTCGGGCACGCTGTCGGGCGGCGAGGCGCAGCGCGTCAAGATGATCCGCCACCTCGGGTCCTCGCTCACCGACGTCACGTACGTCTTCGACGAGCCCACCATCGGGCTGCACCCCCATGACATCCAGCGGATGAACGACCTGCTGCTGCGGCTGCGGGACAAGGGCAACACGGTGCTCGTCGTGGAGCACAAGCCGGAGACGATCGCCATCGCCGACCACGTCGTCGACCTCGGCCCCGGAGCCGGCACGGGGGGCGGCACCGTCTGCTTCGAGGGCACCGTCGAGGAGCTGCGGGTCGCCGGTACCATCACCGGCCGCCACTTCGACGACCGGGCCACTCTCAAGGAAACGGTGCGTAAGCCCACCGGAGCGCTGGAGATCCGCGGCGCGAGCACGCACAACCTGCGGGGCGTCGACGTCGACATCCCGCTCGGCGTGCTGTGCGTGGTCACCGGCGTGGCGGGCTCCGGCAAGAGCTCCCTCGTGCACGGCTCGATCCCGGGCGGCGCGGGCGTGGTCTCGGTCGACCAGGGCGCGATCCGTGGCTCCAGGCGCAGCAACCCGGCGACGTACACCGGACTGCTCGAGCCGATCCGCAAGGCGTTCGCCAAGGCCAACGGCGTGAAGCCGGCGCTGTTCAGTGCCAACTCCGAGGGCGCCTGCCCCACCTGCAACGGCGCGGGCGTCATCTACACCGACCTGGCGATGATGGCCGGCGTCGCCACCACCTGCGAGGACTGCGAGGGCAAGCGGTTCGACGCCTCGGTGCTGGAGTACCACCTCGGTGGCCGCGACATCAGTGAGGTGCTCGCGATGCCGGTGATGGAGGCGGAGAAGTTCTTCGGCGCCGGCGAGGCCCGCACCCCGGCCGCGCACAGGATCCTCGAGCGGCTCGCCGACGTCGGGCTCGGCTACCTGACCCTCGGCCAGCCGCTCACCACGCTGTCCGGCGGCGAGCGGCAGCGGCTCAAGCTGGCCACCCACATGGGAGAGAAGGGCGGCGTCTACGTCCTCGACGAGCCGACCGCCGGCCTGCACCTCGCCGACGTGGAGCAGTTGCTCGGCCTGCTCGACCGGCTTGTCGACTCCGGCAAGTCGGTGATCGTGGTCGAGCACCATCAGGCGGTCATGGCGCATGCCGACTGGATCATCGACCTCGGTCCCGGCGCCGGTCACGACGGCGGCCGTCTCGTCTTCGAGGGCACACCGGCCGACCTCGTCGCCACCGGCTCCACCCTCACCGGCGAACACCTCGCCTCCTACGTCGGCACCTGA
- a CDS encoding MFS transporter: MDGDRRGWRLCSLSGAVFAVCMAGTTLPTPLYGLYQEKFGFSELTVTVVYAVYAFGVIGVLLLTGNASDTVGRRPALLWGLGFAAASAVCFLCATGLGWLYVGRLLSGVSAGLFTGAATAYVMDLAPSGGAARATFVATAANMGGLGCGPLLAGVLAQYAPWPLYLPFAVHLALVACSAAVLLRLPETVGERRPLRSVRPQRPQLPTQVRAVFGPAAIAAFVGFALFGVFTSVSPAFLAQSLNVTNHAVSGLVVALAFFASTAGQLAVGRIGVGRSLPLGCATLFAGLALLAGALRWDLLSLVVLSAVVGGAGQGLAFRGALSAVAEASPAGRRAAVISTLFVVAYTGISVPVIGVGVLVGPVGLEGAGLIFIVCMGVLVSAAGVYLLRRPVPVRT; the protein is encoded by the coding sequence ATGGACGGTGATCGCCGAGGATGGCGCCTGTGTTCGCTCAGTGGGGCGGTGTTCGCCGTGTGCATGGCCGGGACCACCCTCCCGACCCCCCTCTACGGTCTCTACCAGGAGAAGTTCGGCTTCTCCGAGCTGACGGTCACCGTCGTGTACGCCGTGTACGCCTTCGGCGTCATCGGTGTACTGCTGCTGACGGGCAACGCCTCCGACACCGTGGGAAGGCGCCCCGCCCTGCTCTGGGGCCTGGGATTCGCGGCGGCGAGCGCCGTCTGCTTCCTGTGCGCCACCGGGCTGGGCTGGCTGTACGTGGGACGGCTCCTGTCGGGAGTGTCCGCCGGCCTGTTCACCGGAGCCGCCACGGCCTACGTGATGGATCTGGCGCCTTCGGGCGGCGCTGCCCGGGCCACGTTCGTGGCGACGGCCGCCAACATGGGCGGGCTGGGCTGTGGTCCGCTGCTCGCCGGAGTGCTCGCGCAGTACGCCCCCTGGCCGCTGTACCTGCCGTTCGCCGTGCACCTCGCCCTGGTGGCCTGCTCGGCCGCCGTCCTGCTGCGGCTTCCGGAAACGGTGGGAGAGAGGCGGCCGCTGCGCTCCGTACGCCCACAGCGCCCCCAACTCCCCACCCAGGTGCGGGCGGTGTTCGGGCCGGCTGCGATCGCCGCGTTCGTGGGGTTCGCCCTGTTCGGCGTGTTCACGTCGGTCAGCCCCGCCTTCCTCGCACAGTCCCTGAACGTGACCAACCATGCCGTGAGCGGGCTGGTCGTCGCCCTCGCCTTCTTCGCCTCCACCGCCGGGCAACTGGCCGTCGGCCGGATCGGTGTGGGGCGGTCGCTGCCCCTGGGCTGCGCGACCCTCTTCGCGGGGCTGGCGCTGCTCGCCGGCGCGCTCCGGTGGGACCTGCTGTCCCTGGTCGTGCTGAGCGCGGTCGTGGGCGGCGCCGGGCAGGGGCTGGCCTTCCGCGGGGCCCTGTCCGCCGTGGCCGAGGCGTCTCCCGCGGGCCGGCGCGCGGCGGTCATCTCGACCCTGTTCGTGGTGGCCTACACGGGCATCTCGGTACCGGTGATCGGGGTCGGAGTGCTGGTCGGCCCGGTCGGCCTGGAGGGCGCCGGTCTGATCTTCATCGTCTGCATGGGCGTCCTGGTCTCGGCCGCGGGCGTCTACCTGCTCCGGCGACCGGTTCCGGTGAGGACGTGA
- a CDS encoding DUF6355 family natural product biosynthesis protein codes for MINTKRVLAALAVATAAVTGSFVSAAPATADPCGFYATGSDAFYNHCTGDGSRVVIEVEVWGPNYERCVAPGRTWLGSSGKIDGAHYVGRTC; via the coding sequence ATGATCAACACCAAGCGTGTCCTTGCCGCCCTCGCCGTCGCCACCGCCGCGGTGACCGGGTCATTCGTCTCGGCCGCCCCGGCGACGGCCGACCCCTGCGGGTTCTACGCGACCGGAAGCGATGCCTTCTACAACCACTGCACCGGCGACGGGTCGCGCGTCGTGATCGAGGTGGAGGTATGGGGTCCCAACTACGAGCGTTGCGTCGCTCCGGGGCGCACCTGGCTCGGCTCCTCCGGAAAGATCGACGGCGCCCACTACGTCGGACGCACCTGCTGA
- a CDS encoding DUF6400 family protein, translated as MHPDAPTPGDPDEPDARSRPAAGRPVSPALTDFAVDLTSHELLRRAHVLDALGPDWDPLGALRDESAAYGLLYSGLSEEQQRVYDDLVAAGVLPGTGSGRAAT; from the coding sequence ATGCACCCTGACGCCCCCACCCCCGGCGACCCGGACGAACCCGACGCGCGGAGCCGTCCGGCGGCGGGTCGGCCGGTCTCCCCCGCGCTGACCGACTTCGCCGTCGACCTCACCTCGCACGAGCTGCTCCGCCGCGCCCACGTCCTGGACGCCCTCGGCCCCGACTGGGACCCCCTCGGCGCACTGCGCGACGAGAGCGCCGCGTACGGCCTCCTGTACTCGGGCCTGAGCGAGGAGCAGCAGCGCGTGTACGACGACCTGGTCGCGGCCGGCGTACTCCCCGGCACCGGGAGCGGCCGTGCTGCCACTTGA
- a CDS encoding GlxA family transcriptional regulator: protein MSASRLHRVAVLVLEGAKPLDVGIPAQVFTTRASMPYEVRVCGAEPGLVTGGDGLSYHVAHGLDTLTWADVVFIPGYRFPDRDDPPRAVVDALVTAHDRGARLAAISTGAFALAATGLLDGRRATTHWHYTRALAAKHPLVRVDENVLFVDEGSVLTSAGAASGIDLCLHILRGELGVAASNHAARRLVAAPYRSGGQAQYVPRSVPEPLGERFAATREWALHRLGEPLTLDVLARHAAVAPRTFSRRFVEDTGYTPMQWVMRARIDMARELLERSERSVEQIAADVGLGTGANLRMHFQRILGTTPSEYRRTFARGE, encoded by the coding sequence GTGTCAGCCTCCCGCCTGCATCGTGTCGCCGTCCTCGTGCTCGAAGGTGCGAAGCCGCTCGATGTGGGCATCCCCGCCCAGGTGTTCACGACCCGAGCGAGCATGCCGTACGAGGTGCGGGTGTGCGGGGCCGAACCCGGTCTGGTGACGGGCGGCGACGGCCTGTCGTACCACGTCGCCCACGGCCTGGACACGCTCACCTGGGCCGACGTCGTGTTCATCCCCGGCTACCGGTTCCCGGACCGGGACGACCCACCGCGAGCCGTCGTCGACGCGCTGGTCACCGCCCACGACCGGGGCGCACGGCTCGCCGCCATCTCGACGGGCGCCTTCGCGCTCGCCGCCACGGGCCTGCTCGACGGCAGGCGTGCCACGACACACTGGCACTACACACGGGCACTCGCGGCGAAGCATCCGCTCGTCCGGGTCGACGAGAACGTCCTGTTCGTCGACGAGGGCAGTGTGCTGACGTCGGCCGGCGCCGCCTCGGGCATCGACCTCTGCCTGCACATCCTGCGCGGGGAACTCGGGGTGGCCGCGTCCAACCACGCCGCCCGGCGTCTGGTCGCGGCCCCCTACCGCAGCGGCGGCCAGGCACAGTACGTACCGCGCAGTGTGCCCGAACCGCTCGGGGAGCGGTTCGCCGCCACCCGTGAGTGGGCGCTGCACCGGCTCGGTGAACCCCTCACCCTCGACGTCCTGGCCCGGCATGCGGCGGTGGCCCCGCGCACGTTCTCGCGACGCTTCGTCGAGGACACGGGGTACACGCCGATGCAGTGGGTGATGCGTGCCCGCATCGACATGGCCCGTGAACTGCTGGAGCGTTCGGAGCGGAGCGTCGAGCAGATCGCCGCCGACGTGGGTCTGGGCACCGGCGCGAATCTGCGGATGCACTTCCAGCGCATCCTCGGCACGACCCCGAGCGAGTACCGGCGCACTTTCGCGCGGGGCGAGTAG
- a CDS encoding VOC family protein: MNTEDGNQDRHLLAQGRVASRLPAQDLERARRFYAERLGLEPVDERPGGLLYRCGGTDFALFQSTGASPGTFTQMGWEVADLEAVVAELERRGVVFEKVEVPGFRTRDGIAEIDGNYPSKGARGERAAWFRDSEGNLLGIGQPIV, encoded by the coding sequence ATGAACACAGAAGACGGCAACCAGGACAGGCACCTGCTGGCTCAGGGTCGTGTGGCGAGCAGGCTTCCGGCCCAGGACCTGGAACGGGCGCGGCGCTTCTACGCCGAGCGGCTCGGCCTGGAGCCCGTCGACGAACGGCCCGGTGGGCTGCTGTACCGGTGCGGGGGCACGGACTTCGCGCTGTTCCAGTCGACGGGAGCCTCGCCCGGCACCTTCACCCAGATGGGATGGGAGGTCGCCGACCTGGAGGCCGTCGTGGCCGAACTCGAGCGGCGTGGCGTGGTCTTCGAGAAGGTCGAGGTGCCCGGCTTCCGGACACGGGACGGGATCGCGGAGATCGACGGGAACTACCCGAGCAAGGGCGCACGGGGTGAACGCGCCGCCTGGTTCCGTGACAGCGAGGGAAACCTGCTGGGCATCGGCCAGCCGATCGTGTGA
- a CDS encoding pyridoxamine 5'-phosphate oxidase family protein — protein MSAAPRSRAQRRRDTEHRLSHDVDVWVASASAEGAPHLVPLSFDWDGEALLMATPADSPTGRNLAASRAVRLGLGDTRDVSMIEGEVEILEIDALPRERGDRFAARTGFDPRALATPYRWFRVSPRRVQAWREVDELPDRELMRDGRWLV, from the coding sequence ATGAGCGCCGCCCCCCGCTCCCGCGCTCAGCGCCGTCGGGACACGGAGCATCGGCTCAGCCACGACGTCGACGTCTGGGTGGCCAGTGCCTCGGCCGAGGGTGCGCCCCACCTGGTGCCGCTGTCCTTCGACTGGGACGGCGAAGCGCTGCTGATGGCCACGCCGGCGGACAGCCCGACCGGCAGGAACCTGGCCGCGAGCCGGGCCGTTCGGCTGGGACTGGGCGACACCCGCGACGTGTCCATGATCGAGGGTGAGGTCGAGATCCTCGAGATCGACGCGTTGCCGCGGGAGCGAGGTGACCGGTTCGCGGCGCGGACCGGCTTCGACCCGCGCGCACTGGCCACGCCGTACCGGTGGTTCCGTGTCTCCCCGCGCCGCGTCCAGGCCTGGCGCGAGGTGGACGAGCTGCCCGACCGCGAGCTGATGCGCGACGGCCGCTGGCTGGTCTGA
- a CDS encoding amidohydrolase, translating into MQDTVEAVYATVAGNVAARADRLWDVSTALHRDPETSWAEHRAAALLSGELERAGFRVDHGVAGLPTAFVARTGDGDGPRVALLMEYDALPGLGHACGHNLIAGAGLGAALALRDTFGEVPGTLLAVGTPAEEGGGGKVNEVAAGVFDGVDAALMFHPGVYDWSWAPLTASAQLRVGFHGRAAHPTGNPTEGIDALAALIQFFNTIAVLSRRLPSGSHVQGIVSQGGKATNIVPDYAEGLFGLRGGTTGALHRLVAELRSCAEGVALATGSRAEVTQVGEVYEHFRPNDVLAGRFTDHIARSGIELTQPTAGVYLGSSDIGNVSTRVPALHPFVAIMGADGSDHTPDFARAAAGERARRVMLASAEALACTAADVLMDSAIREEAWSRLREREKAETA; encoded by the coding sequence GTGCAGGACACCGTCGAAGCCGTGTACGCCACCGTCGCGGGGAACGTCGCCGCTCGGGCCGACCGGCTGTGGGACGTGAGTACGGCCCTGCACAGGGATCCCGAGACGTCCTGGGCGGAACACCGGGCGGCGGCCCTGCTGAGCGGGGAACTGGAGCGCGCCGGGTTCCGGGTGGACCACGGAGTGGCCGGGCTGCCGACCGCGTTCGTCGCGCGAACGGGCGACGGCGACGGGCCGCGCGTGGCGCTTCTGATGGAGTACGACGCTCTGCCCGGCCTGGGTCACGCCTGCGGCCACAATCTCATCGCCGGAGCCGGTCTGGGCGCGGCCCTCGCGCTGCGCGACACCTTCGGGGAGGTCCCGGGGACCCTGCTGGCGGTGGGCACCCCGGCGGAGGAGGGCGGCGGCGGGAAGGTGAACGAGGTGGCGGCCGGCGTGTTCGACGGCGTGGACGCCGCCCTGATGTTCCACCCCGGGGTCTACGACTGGTCGTGGGCGCCGCTGACGGCGTCGGCACAGCTGCGGGTGGGCTTCCACGGCCGCGCCGCACATCCCACCGGCAACCCCACCGAGGGCATCGACGCCCTCGCCGCGCTCATCCAGTTCTTCAACACGATCGCCGTACTGAGCAGGCGCCTGCCGTCCGGCTCCCATGTCCAGGGCATCGTGTCGCAGGGCGGCAAGGCCACCAACATCGTGCCCGACTACGCCGAAGGGCTGTTCGGACTGCGAGGCGGCACCACCGGCGCCCTGCACCGACTGGTGGCCGAACTGCGTTCGTGTGCCGAGGGCGTGGCGCTGGCGACCGGCAGCCGGGCGGAGGTGACACAGGTGGGCGAGGTCTATGAACACTTCCGCCCCAACGACGTCCTGGCGGGACGGTTCACCGACCACATCGCCCGGTCCGGGATCGAGCTGACCCAGCCCACCGCCGGGGTGTACCTGGGCTCGTCAGACATCGGCAACGTCAGCACCCGCGTGCCCGCCCTGCACCCGTTCGTCGCGATCATGGGGGCCGACGGCTCCGACCACACCCCCGATTTCGCTCGGGCAGCGGCCGGGGAACGCGCCCGGCGGGTGATGCTCGCCTCGGCGGAGGCGCTGGCCTGCACGGCGGCAGACGTCCTCATGGACTCCGCGATACGCGAGGAGGCGTGGTCACGGCTGCGGGAGCGGGAGAAGGCGGAGACGGCGTGA
- the gap gene encoding type I glyceraldehyde-3-phosphate dehydrogenase, with amino-acid sequence MTRIAINGFGRIGRNVLRALLERDSDLELVAVNDLTKPATLARLLAYDSTAGRLGRPVTADEDALVVDGRRVRVLAEREPAQLPWRELGVDIVLEATGRFTSAKDARAHLDAGARKVLVSAPSDGADVTLAFGVNTDAYNPDLHTIVSNASCTTNALAPLAAVLDELAGIEHGFMTTVHAYTQEQNLQDGPHRDARRARAAAVNIVPTTTGAAKAIGLVLPNLEGKLSGDSIRVPVPVGSIVELNTTVARDVTREDVLAAYRAAAQGPLAGVLEYSDDELVSSDITGNPASSIFDSALTRVDGRHIKVVAWYDNEWGFSNRVIDTLELLAAR; translated from the coding sequence ATGACTCGCATCGCCATCAACGGATTCGGCCGCATCGGACGCAACGTGCTGCGCGCACTCCTCGAACGCGACAGCGACCTCGAACTCGTCGCCGTCAACGACCTCACGAAGCCCGCCACCCTCGCACGCCTGCTGGCCTACGACTCGACGGCGGGCCGGCTCGGCCGCCCGGTCACCGCCGACGAGGACGCGCTCGTCGTCGACGGCCGTCGCGTTCGGGTGCTCGCCGAGCGTGAACCGGCACAGCTGCCCTGGCGCGAGCTCGGTGTCGACATCGTCCTGGAGGCGACCGGTCGCTTCACCTCGGCCAAGGACGCCCGCGCCCACCTCGACGCGGGCGCGAGGAAGGTGCTCGTCAGCGCACCCTCGGACGGCGCCGACGTCACGCTCGCGTTCGGGGTCAACACCGACGCGTACAACCCGGACCTGCACACGATCGTCTCGAACGCCTCCTGCACGACCAACGCGCTGGCCCCCCTCGCCGCGGTCCTCGACGAACTCGCCGGCATCGAACACGGCTTCATGACGACGGTGCACGCCTACACGCAGGAGCAGAACCTGCAGGACGGTCCGCACCGCGACGCCCGCCGTGCCCGTGCCGCCGCCGTCAACATCGTGCCGACCACGACGGGCGCCGCCAAGGCGATCGGCCTCGTGCTGCCGAACCTCGAAGGCAAGCTGTCGGGCGACTCGATCCGCGTGCCGGTTCCGGTGGGCTCGATCGTCGAACTCAACACGACCGTCGCCCGCGACGTGACGCGCGAGGACGTGCTGGCGGCCTACCGCGCGGCGGCGCAGGGACCGCTCGCCGGCGTCCTCGAGTACTCGGACGACGAGCTCGTGTCGTCCGACATCACCGGCAATCCGGCCTCGTCGATCTTCGACTCGGCGCTCACCCGCGTCGACGGCCGCCACATCAAGGTGGTCGCCTGGTACGACAACGAGTGGGGCTTCTCGAACCGTGTGATCGACACGCTCGAACTCCTCGCCGCTCGCTGA